From Sulfurospirillum tamanense:
CCTCAGAGGCTTCAAAATCGTACCCCTTCACAGGCCAATCTCCGCCAATCATCACCGCACCTTTATCAGTACACACTTCGTGCAAAATCCCCATACCGTTGCAAAACTCGTGACCATAACCCTCTTGGTCACCTAGTCCAAAAAGTGCTACACGTTTTCCGACAAGCTCTAAAGTGTCCGTATTAAAGGATTCCCAGTCGTCTTGCAACTCACCATCATACCACGTGGATGTCCCAAAAATAAACGTATCGAACGTGTTGAGTGTTGCCGCATCGGCACTTCCAATGTCAAACACCCTAGCGTCCATTCCCAGTGTCGCTTGAATCTTTTTTGCAACACCTTCTGTGTTGCCGCCACTACTGCCGTAGACAATCGCTATTGCCATCATTGCTCCTTTACTGAATGTGAAATTATATAAGGCACCAACTTCACACGCGCGCATTGCTCGTGGGGTTGACGCACTTGAATGTGACGGGTAAAAAGCGCATTGCGTGGAAAAACAAGGTACACCGCGCGCGTTCCATTTTGTGCAAGGCGCTTCCACGCCCTAGAGATTTCCTCTTCGACGCCTTTGGGGTTGTTTTTGTCCACGCGCTTCACACACGGCACAACACTAAGCACCCTTTCTCCCGCTTCTTCGATGATGATTTCATCGCACTCGATGTAGACGTTTTTATCAGGATTGCGCTTGCAGATTTTTTCATACACAAACTGCAAAAACAGCCCGCTCGCATCGAACATCATCCCTGGGTTTTCTTTGGCAAAAAGACGATAAATCCGCTTTGCTGGCTCAAAAGAAGGCAACGTTGCCATATTGCAAGCAATGGCATGGGCAGCGTGCATGTCGCCACTCAAAAAAGCATGAATAAGCGCACTACTGCGAGGACAGAAAACCAAACGCGAAGAAACAGGAGAAAGCGGCTTTGGAATACTTTGCCTGATCGCATCAAAAAAATGTTCCGCCAAAGGCTGATGGCACCCTTTTAATAAAACCCGCTCATCTGGTTCAGCACACAAATTGTACTGGGTCAGAAAAAGCATCCGACGCTGTGGTCTTGGCAGGTGACGAAACATAGGAGGTGTGCGCTCAATCCATTCGCCATTTTGAAACTCAAACCCAACCAACATATGCCTACCTTTTTGTTTTGATAATCAGTATTATAATCATGAAATCTTAAAGGGGAGCTTAACACATGATAATTATTATCAACAATAAACATAAGAAGAGGCGGTACGAGGCCGCCAAAATATTAGGTGTTTTTTTCGCGAAGCAGTTGTTTGAGCTCTTTGACTTCTACGAGTAATTCTTTGAGGGTTTCATGGTCCGCATGACGCTCCTCATCGGCCTGTGCATTTTGAAGTTTTTGCATTTCACCGATGATGACTGCCACAAAAAGGTTAAAAAAGACAAAAGCTGCGATGATGATAAAACTCACATAATAGACCCACGACCACGGGTACACTTCCATGGTTTCGTACATCACATCCGTCCAGTCCTCAAAAGTTAGGATGCGAAAAAGTGTGAGCATAGAGATGAGAAAATCCTCCCAAAGACCAGAGGGCATGTCCATAAATAAAAAGCTACCAATGATGGCGTAGATATAAAAGATGATAAACATCAAAATGACGATGTCAACAATGGAGGGAATGGCTTTAATGAGCATGTCAAGAATGGCCTTAAGCTCAGGGCGCGCGGTGAAGAGCCGCAAAATGCGAAAGACACGCATAAGGCGTGCAATGGCGGCAAAAGAGCTGTTTTCCAAAGGAATGAGCGTCACTGCGACAATCACAAAATCAAAAACATTCCACTTGTTTTTGAAAAAATCAGAGAACTTTTCTTCGACTGCCATCTTGATACCAAGTTCCACCACAAAATAGACCGTCACAATCCAATCAAGCACATACAAGATATTGCCATAGGGCTGGGCGGCTTCTTCGAGGGTTTTAAAACCCAAAACTGAAGCATAAAAAATAATTATGGCCGTAGTAAGATTAGAAAACCACCGCGCATCACGAACGGCCTTAAGGCGTGCTAACCAAAGTTGATTCATCTGCTTCCTTTACATGTAAAGGCGAAATTATACGCAAAAAAGGTAAATACATGTAAAGAAATTTGGGCACAAATAAATCAAAAAAAAGGCGACTTCTTGTTTGTGATATCCTTGTGACATTAACTTCAAAACTCTCAAAGTAATTTGGGTTATAATAATGGACTTTATACTTTTTGCGCTCTCGCGACACAGCGTTGGCAGCCGTTGTTTCACTCCCTATCTATAAGGTTTTTATGAAAAAAGTTATTGTTTTGCTTCTCTTTCTTACCAATGCTCTTTTTGCTGATGCCTTGGATTCTCTTTTACAAGAGTACCAAAGCACTACCGAAAAATCATTAAAAACCGTCAATGAAAAGCTTGGACACGTGGTGATTTATTCTCAGCAAGAACTTCGCATGATGCAATACACCAAACTCGATGACATCCTCAAGGAGCTTCCGCTCATGAGCTTGGGTAAAAAACCAATTTGGCTCCTCTTCTCCTTTGCTTACAGGAAGCAAAGCCGTGAGCGGTTTTTTTCGGTTTTTTATCAATGATTATGAAATCAGTTCGGCCTACTTACAATCCCCCTCCCTAACGTGGGGCAATTTACCCTTGGATTTTGTAGATCACATCGAAATATATTATGGCGATAGCTCCTTTTCCATGGGCAACACAACGGGCATCTATTTTGTGCGAA
This genomic window contains:
- a CDS encoding flavodoxin, producing MAIAIVYGSSGGNTEGVAKKIQATLGMDARVFDIGSADAATLNTFDTFIFGTSTWYDGELQDDWESFNTDTLELVGKRVALFGLGDQEGYGHEFCNGMGILHEVCTDKGAVMIGGDWPVKGYDFEASEAVKNGAFVGLAIDEDNQDELTDERIDTWVERLKAQL
- a CDS encoding ion transporter, giving the protein MNQLWLARLKAVRDARWFSNLTTAIIIFYASVLGFKTLEEAAQPYGNILYVLDWIVTVYFVVELGIKMAVEEKFSDFFKNKWNVFDFVIVAVTLIPLENSSFAAIARLMRVFRILRLFTARPELKAILDMLIKAIPSIVDIVILMFIIFYIYAIIGSFLFMDMPSGLWEDFLISMLTLFRILTFEDWTDVMYETMEVYPWSWVYYVSFIIIAAFVFFNLFVAVIIGEMQKLQNAQADEERHADHETLKELLVEVKELKQLLREKNT